The following coding sequences are from one Bradyrhizobium sp. 200 window:
- a CDS encoding glutathione S-transferase family protein, which yields MTTKLTLISHKLCPYVQRAVIALTEKGVPFERIDIDLANKPDWFLKISPLGKVPVLRVETADGEAALFESNVICEYVEETQAGAKLHPQDPLERAQHRAWMEFGSTILSELWGLETTGDPAIFESKRQAVAAKFARVEEALGVGSFFAGKAFSLVDAVFAPIFRYFDVFDQLTDLSVFADTPKVRAWRVALAQRPSVRTAVGADYPQLLHAFLVRHNAHMLKLAA from the coding sequence ATGACGACAAAACTCACTTTGATCAGCCACAAGCTTTGCCCCTATGTGCAGCGCGCGGTGATCGCGCTCACCGAAAAGGGCGTTCCGTTCGAGCGGATCGATATCGATCTCGCCAACAAGCCGGACTGGTTTCTGAAGATTTCGCCGCTCGGCAAGGTGCCGGTGCTGCGTGTCGAAACCGCGGACGGCGAGGCGGCGCTGTTCGAGAGCAATGTCATCTGCGAATATGTCGAGGAGACGCAAGCCGGCGCGAAACTGCATCCGCAGGATCCGCTCGAGCGCGCACAGCACCGCGCCTGGATGGAATTCGGCTCCACGATTCTGAGCGAGCTATGGGGCCTGGAGACGACAGGCGATCCCGCAATCTTCGAAAGCAAGCGGCAGGCGGTTGCCGCGAAATTCGCGCGTGTCGAAGAAGCGCTGGGCGTGGGTTCGTTCTTTGCCGGCAAAGCTTTCAGTCTCGTGGACGCGGTGTTCGCGCCGATCTTCCGTTATTTCGACGTGTTCGATCAGCTCACCGATCTCTCGGTCTTTGCCGATACGCCGAAGGTGCGGGCATGGCGGGTGGCGCTGGCGCAGCGGCCGAGCGTGCGCACGGCGGTGGGGGCAGACTATCCGCAATTGCTGCACGCGTTTCTGGTGCGCCATAACGCGCATATGCTGAAACTGGCGGCATGA
- a CDS encoding anhydro-N-acetylmuramic acid kinase — MMLTALGLMSGTSLDGVDVALIETDGRRVNALGPSGYRPYTDTERGLLRQALYEAADLPDRAARPGCLREAERVVTSAHAEAVAAFTAQHRMRFDDIDIVGFHGQTVLHRPEKKLTVQIGDASALAKLIHVPVMYDFRAADVEAGGQGAPFVPVYHRALAQSLDWEGPTVVVNIGGVANITYIDDDTLIACDTGPGNALLDDHMFRWLNQRFDNEGRTAALGKVDAAWITRALAMPFFALPPPKSLDRNDFERLKLGDIPPEDGAATLTAFTAAAIARVVPLLPKEPKNWIVAGGGARNLTMLRMLRECLAPATVRAADTLGWASDAIEAQAFGFLAARGLKGLPLSYPATTGVPFPMTGGMIARP, encoded by the coding sequence ATGATGCTGACGGCACTTGGTCTGATGAGCGGCACCTCGCTCGACGGGGTCGATGTCGCTTTGATTGAGACCGACGGCCGCCGGGTGAATGCCCTCGGACCGTCCGGATACCGGCCCTATACCGATACGGAGCGCGGCCTGCTGCGTCAGGCGCTGTACGAGGCCGCTGATCTGCCGGACCGCGCGGCGCGGCCCGGCTGCCTGCGCGAGGCCGAGCGGGTCGTCACGTCAGCGCATGCCGAGGCGGTGGCCGCCTTTACCGCGCAACACCGGATGCGCTTCGACGACATCGACATTGTCGGTTTTCACGGCCAGACTGTGCTGCACCGGCCCGAGAAGAAGCTGACGGTCCAGATCGGCGACGCGTCCGCGCTAGCCAAGCTGATCCACGTTCCGGTCATGTATGATTTCCGTGCTGCCGACGTCGAAGCCGGCGGGCAGGGCGCGCCCTTTGTACCGGTTTATCATCGCGCGCTCGCCCAATCGCTGGATTGGGAGGGGCCGACCGTCGTGGTCAATATCGGCGGGGTCGCCAACATCACCTATATCGACGACGACACACTGATCGCCTGCGACACCGGTCCGGGCAACGCATTGCTCGACGATCATATGTTCCGCTGGCTGAACCAGCGTTTCGACAACGAGGGCCGCACCGCCGCGCTGGGCAAAGTCGATGCGGCCTGGATCACCCGCGCGCTGGCAATGCCGTTTTTTGCGCTGCCTCCGCCGAAATCGCTCGATCGCAACGATTTTGAGAGATTGAAGCTCGGCGATATACCGCCGGAGGATGGCGCGGCGACGCTGACCGCCTTTACCGCAGCCGCGATCGCCAGGGTGGTGCCGCTGCTGCCGAAGGAACCCAAGAACTGGATCGTGGCCGGCGGCGGCGCCCGCAACCTGACCATGCTGCGGATGCTGCGTGAGTGTCTGGCGCCAGCGACCGTCCGGGCAGCGGACACGCTGGGCTGGGCGTCCGACGCCATCGAAGCGCAGGCCTTCGGATTTCTGGCCGCACGGGGCTTGAAAGGCCTGCCGCTGAGCTACCCCGCCACCACGGGGGTGCCGTTCCCGATGACCGGCGGCATGATCGCGCGACCGTGA
- the tyrS gene encoding tyrosine--tRNA ligase encodes MTAFKSDFLNILKERGFIHQCSDFEGLDALAAKGQATAYVGYDCTAPSLHIGNYLTMMMLHWLQQSGNKPITLMGGGTTMVGDPSGKDESRAIRSIEEIEANKASIRGVFAKVLRYGSGPSDAIMLDNAEWLTKLNWIEMLRDIGRHFSVNRMLTMDSVRLRLEREQEMSFIEFNYMVCQAYDFVELARRTGCRLQMGGSDQWGNIVNGVDLGRRMGTPQLFALTTPLLTTASGAKMGKTAQGAVWLNADQFSPYDFWQYWRNVEDADVVKFLKLFTILPMSEIAKLAALQGGEINEAKKVLATEATALLHGREAANTAAETARQTFEQGAIAESLPTVEVSRGELEAGAGVLGLFVKAGLVASNGEARRQIKGGGLRVNDDAVTDEKMVLTPSNLTPEGVIKLSMGKKKHVLLKPA; translated from the coding sequence ATGACCGCATTTAAATCAGATTTCCTGAATATTTTAAAGGAACGCGGCTTCATCCACCAATGCTCCGATTTCGAGGGCCTCGACGCGCTTGCCGCCAAGGGCCAGGCGACCGCCTATGTCGGCTACGACTGCACGGCGCCGTCACTGCATATCGGTAATTACCTCACCATGATGATGCTGCACTGGCTGCAGCAGAGCGGAAACAAGCCAATCACCCTGATGGGCGGCGGCACCACCATGGTCGGCGATCCCTCCGGCAAGGATGAATCGCGCGCGATTCGCTCGATCGAGGAAATCGAGGCCAACAAGGCCTCGATCCGCGGCGTGTTCGCGAAGGTACTGCGCTACGGCTCCGGCCCGAGCGATGCCATCATGCTCGACAATGCCGAGTGGCTGACGAAACTCAACTGGATCGAGATGCTGCGCGATATCGGCCGGCATTTCTCAGTCAACCGCATGCTGACGATGGACTCGGTGCGGCTCCGGCTCGAGCGCGAGCAGGAGATGAGCTTCATCGAATTCAACTACATGGTCTGCCAGGCCTACGACTTCGTCGAGCTGGCGCGGCGCACCGGATGCCGCCTGCAGATGGGCGGCTCCGATCAGTGGGGCAACATCGTCAACGGCGTCGATCTCGGCCGCCGCATGGGCACGCCGCAATTGTTCGCGCTGACGACGCCGCTGCTCACGACCGCCTCCGGCGCCAAGATGGGCAAGACCGCGCAGGGCGCGGTGTGGCTCAATGCCGATCAGTTCAGCCCTTACGACTTCTGGCAATACTGGCGCAACGTCGAGGACGCCGACGTCGTCAAGTTTTTGAAGCTCTTCACGATCCTGCCGATGAGCGAGATCGCAAAGCTTGCGGCATTGCAAGGCGGCGAGATCAACGAGGCGAAGAAGGTGCTGGCGACGGAGGCGACCGCGCTGCTGCACGGCCGCGAGGCCGCCAACACCGCCGCCGAAACCGCCCGGCAAACCTTTGAGCAAGGCGCGATCGCGGAGAGCCTGCCCACCGTGGAGGTTTCGCGCGGCGAGCTCGAAGCCGGCGCCGGCGTGCTGGGGCTGTTCGTGAAAGCAGGTCTCGTGGCCTCGAACGGCGAGGCACGGCGCCAGATCAAGGGCGGCGGCTTGCGCGTCAACGACGACGCCGTGACCGACGAGAAGATGGTCCTGACGCCTTCCAACCTCACGCCGGAAGGCGTCATCAAGCTTTCCATGGGGAAGAAAAAGCACGTCCTGCTCAAGCCGGCCTGA